TAGGTACAGATGCGATCTCGTTTGGTTTCGGCTTGGGTGATTTTCTGGCTGCCATTGTGGTTTTTTAATAGTTGAATGTCGAATAACGAATTTTCATAACCTCGACTGTCAAGGCTCTAAAGCAGGCGCGGGTAAGAAATTAAGCCATTGAGAATTGCTTTCTTAACAGATTAAAGTACAAATTTTGATATGAGGATTAACCAACAAATTAATCCTAGCCGGAAAAAGCGGCGATCTGGTGCGATCGGTATGGAGAGCCAAAGTAATATAGATAAAGTTTTCTGTGGGACTGAACCGCATTCTGTTCATTCACACATGGATGGAGAATAGAAAATGATGAACGAACAAGCGACAGTTAGTGCAATAGGCGTATGAAAGCGTATCTACACAACGAACTTGATTATTCTTCTAAGTTCTCTGGTAATACTTTTGAGAATTGGCAAGCGCATACTGTCGCGATCGCGTAGGGTGAATACGATATCTAAAATCATCGATAGTTAGGCGCTGAAGCCTCCATCAATCATCAAGTTTGCGCCTGTAATGTAACCTGCTTCAGGACTCGCTAGATAAGCGACCATGCCCGCAACCTCTTCAACAGTGCCATAGCGGGCGACTGCGATGTGCTTCGTAAGCATTTCAGCAAATTCCCCAGTTGGAGGATTCATTTCCGTCGCGATCGGTCCTGGCTGCACGTTATTGATCGTAATGCCTTGCGGTCCGAGATCCCGGGATAGCCCTTGTACCAAACCTTGTAAAGCGGATTTGCTCATCGCATATACACCACCTCCTGGAAAGGGCATCCGTTCGGCGTTGGTGCTGCCAATGTTAATGATGCGTCCACCTGCTTGCATATGCTTGGCTGCGGCTTGCGTTGCGACAAAGACAGCACGCACATTAACGGCAAGGGTGCGATCGAAGTCCTCCAGTTTGAAATCATTTAGCGAAGCGATTGCCAGCACACCAGCACTATTAACCAGAATATCAATGCCGCCTAATCGATCCACCGTTTGCTCAACCGCAGCGACTACCGCACTAGCATCAGCACTGTCAGCTTGGATGGCGACAGCCCGGACACCTAACGCCTGTGCTGCCTGTGCAACTTCATTGGCTCGAGCGGGTGAACTGCTATAGGTGAAAGCAACATCAGCGCCTTCACTGGCTAAACGCTTAACGATCGCTGCCCCAATACCGCGACTGCCACCCGTGATGAGTGCGCGTTTGTTCTTAAGTGTGTGATTCATATTCAATGCTTGATGTCAGAA
The sequence above is a segment of the Aerosakkonema funiforme FACHB-1375 genome. Coding sequences within it:
- a CDS encoding SDR family oxidoreductase — protein: MNHTLKNKRALITGGSRGIGAAIVKRLASEGADVAFTYSSSPARANEVAQAAQALGVRAVAIQADSADASAVVAAVEQTVDRLGGIDILVNSAGVLAIASLNDFKLEDFDRTLAVNVRAVFVATQAAAKHMQAGGRIINIGSTNAERMPFPGGGVYAMSKSALQGLVQGLSRDLGPQGITINNVQPGPIATEMNPPTGEFAEMLTKHIAVARYGTVEEVAGMVAYLASPEAGYITGANLMIDGGFSA